GCGAGCTCGTACCACCTGAGGGCCTGGGCATAATCCTGTGCGGTACCGACCCCTTCCTCATAGCAGACTCCGAGGTTGTACTGGGCTGTGATGTGACCCTTGTCACCGGCCTTGAGGAACCATTTGAACGCCTCCGATTCCGATTTCTTGGCACCGTAACCGTTCATGCAGAAAGTACCCACGGTGTACTGTGCCAGAGGGTATCCCGCCTCGGCCGAGGTGAGCACAAGGTTGTAGGCATAATCGTCGTTCCTCTTGACGCCCTCTCCGAGATGGTACGCAAGACCCAGATTGTACTGTGCGCGGAAGTTTCCGCGGTCGGCGGCACGTCCCCACCACTCCACGGCCTTGGAACGGTTCTCGGTGGTTCCGAGACCGTCATGATACATCATGCCGGTGGCGTACATGGCCTCGACATGGCCCGCCTCAGCGGCACGGAGGAAGCTCTTGAATGCGGACTTGTACTCCTTGTGGTCATAGGCACGCTTGCCTTCAGAATAATCCTTGGAGCCGTCGCCGGAACTCTTC
The sequence above is a segment of the methanogenic archaeon ISO4-H5 genome. Coding sequences within it:
- a CDS encoding TPR repeat-containing protein — encoded protein: MFGFGRKSSGDGSKDYSEGKRAYDHKEYKSAFKSFLRAAEAGHVEAMYATGMMYHDGLGTTENRSKAVEWWGRAADRGNFRAQYNLGLAYHLGEGVKRNDDYAYNLVLTSAEAGYPLAQYTVGTFCMNGYGAKKSESEAFKWFLKAGDKGHITAQYNLGVCYEEGVGTAQDYAQALRWYELAAKNGYADAMYSLGVMYGDGKGTKNNEREAAKWLKKAAEAGHQEAAELLKTYTELKNSDQ